One part of the Alistipes onderdonkii genome encodes these proteins:
- a CDS encoding DoxX family protein: MEKRIGERIAQCRHMDWAVLYMRLFAGGMMFFHNIGKIQDYNEIVDSYPSFAFAGSPAVFVIVSLVEVVLATLIIMGLWVRASAIVMAAGILGVLLWGAPGFGTLAFTWLGVYVFLAMSGGGLYAFDTALFPAKRKN, from the coding sequence ATGGAAAAAAGAATCGGTGAACGGATCGCACAATGCAGGCACATGGATTGGGCCGTATTGTACATGCGCCTGTTCGCGGGAGGCATGATGTTCTTCCACAACATAGGCAAAATACAGGATTACAACGAGATCGTCGACTCGTATCCCTCTTTCGCATTCGCCGGCAGCCCGGCCGTGTTCGTCATCGTCTCGCTCGTCGAGGTGGTGCTCGCCACCCTGATAATCATGGGCCTGTGGGTGCGGGCATCGGCCATCGTCATGGCCGCGGGAATCCTCGGGGTGCTGCTCTGGGGCGCCCCGGGCTTCGGGACGCTGGCATTCACCTGGCTGGGGGTCTATGTTTTTCTGGCCATGTCCGGCGGCGGGCTGTACGCATTCGACACGGCCCTTTTCCCTGCGAAACGAAAAAATTGA
- a CDS encoding PorV/PorQ family protein has protein sequence MKRLTTTLALLAAALYASAQEATLPTPDAKALGMGGVAMTTLSGSHAIYNNSATAIFSQMPSQVSSSYYGQGEFDYYAVTGFCRFDNVNMAQIGWRQYLRERGNNDMAVDLGYSRRLGERWAVGIVGRYMHLKRHDDTADALAVDLSVAWSQPLENVGSYSTLRVGGKLGNLGGYLGKTDYTLPMDLTAGVALDTFLTDAHEITVGADWGYYFSPARVRGFQMSVGAEYNLMQLIQLRAGYHYGERRNYYPTYGSVGAGVRFLHLRLDFAYLIARKETLLHNTYSISFGLDF, from the coding sequence ATGAAACGTCTGACAACCACCCTGGCACTCCTTGCCGCCGCGCTGTATGCTTCGGCGCAGGAGGCTACGCTCCCGACACCCGACGCCAAGGCGCTCGGCATGGGCGGCGTAGCCATGACGACCCTGTCGGGTTCGCACGCCATCTATAATAATTCGGCGACGGCCATCTTTTCGCAGATGCCCTCGCAGGTCTCCTCGTCCTACTACGGGCAGGGCGAGTTCGACTACTATGCCGTGACCGGGTTCTGCCGGTTCGACAACGTCAACATGGCACAAATCGGCTGGCGGCAGTACCTGCGCGAACGGGGCAACAACGACATGGCCGTCGACCTGGGCTATTCGCGCCGCCTGGGCGAGAGGTGGGCCGTCGGCATCGTGGGGCGCTACATGCACCTCAAACGCCACGACGACACGGCCGACGCACTGGCCGTCGACCTGAGCGTTGCGTGGTCGCAGCCGCTGGAGAACGTCGGCAGCTACTCTACGCTGCGCGTCGGCGGCAAGCTGGGCAACCTGGGCGGTTACCTCGGGAAAACGGACTATACGCTGCCGATGGATCTCACGGCGGGCGTGGCGCTGGATACGTTCCTCACCGATGCCCACGAAATAACCGTCGGGGCGGACTGGGGCTACTATTTCTCCCCGGCGCGGGTGCGCGGGTTCCAGATGTCGGTGGGCGCCGAATACAACCTCATGCAGCTCATCCAGCTGCGGGCGGGCTACCACTACGGCGAACGGCGGAATTACTACCCCACCTACGGGTCGGTCGGCGCCGGCGTGCGGTTCCTGCACCTGCGCCTCGATTTCGCCTACCTGATCGCACGCAAGGAGACGCTGCTGCACAATACGTACAGCATCAGCTTCGGACTCGATTTCTAA
- a CDS encoding low molecular weight protein-tyrosine-phosphatase: METKILFVCLGNICRSPAADGIMRHIVRERGLGAEIAVDSAGTYAGHTGELPDARMRRAASRRGYDLTHRARQIREEDFGKFDMIVVMDDRNYEHVHRLAPSRADAARIFRMREFFSRHPGWDHVPDPYYEGAEGFELVLDMLEDGCEGILAHLGK, encoded by the coding sequence ATGGAAACAAAGATACTTTTCGTTTGTCTGGGGAATATCTGCCGTTCCCCGGCTGCCGACGGAATCATGCGGCACATAGTCCGCGAACGCGGGCTCGGGGCGGAGATTGCGGTCGACTCGGCCGGGACGTATGCCGGGCACACGGGCGAACTGCCCGATGCGCGCATGCGGCGGGCGGCGTCGCGCCGCGGCTATGACCTGACGCACCGTGCCCGGCAGATCCGCGAGGAGGACTTCGGGAAATTCGACATGATCGTGGTGATGGACGACCGGAACTACGAGCACGTGCACCGGCTGGCGCCGTCGCGTGCGGATGCCGCCAGGATCTTCCGTATGCGGGAGTTTTTCAGCCGCCATCCCGGCTGGGATCATGTTCCCGATCCCTATTACGAAGGTGCCGAGGGCTTCGAGCTGGTGCTCGACATGCTGGAAGACGGCTGCGAGGGAATCCTCGCGCACCTCGGGAAATAG
- a CDS encoding efflux RND transporter periplasmic adaptor subunit, with translation MNRLFLITGLLAVLLAGCRRHKPETAMPPLRVGVAEAVTDSVPNRMEFIGYLASNFDAVIQPRVNGYLLTKQFANGMPVKRGQLLFTIDPDQLSTSMLAAEAALQSARAQAIEARNNYDRAVPLARINAISQSQLDQYTAQYKAAEATVRSAEQTLSSARMNVGYTELRSPIDGIISNTSAHVGDYVGPGTQFGVLTTISNIDTLTVDVAIPMAQYLRSAGPRTSIFDNAGLLTDIRLMLADGTEYPYEGLYDYTRKDVSSTTGTLVLVVMFPNPDRSLKPGQFARVEASVGPVRPRVVVPQACVSQAQGVNSVWVVRPDSTAMYRRVIPGDTYGSMWCIDEGLIDGELVVTAGQQKLHNGMKVIPEKK, from the coding sequence ATGAACAGACTTTTCCTTATCACGGGGCTGCTCGCCGTACTCCTCGCGGGGTGCCGCAGGCACAAGCCCGAAACCGCCATGCCCCCGCTCAGGGTCGGCGTGGCCGAAGCCGTCACGGACAGCGTTCCCAACCGCATGGAGTTCATCGGTTACCTGGCGAGCAATTTCGATGCGGTGATCCAGCCGCGCGTGAACGGCTACCTGCTTACGAAGCAGTTTGCCAACGGTATGCCCGTGAAGCGCGGGCAGCTGTTGTTCACAATCGACCCCGACCAGCTTTCGACCTCGATGCTCGCAGCCGAGGCCGCCCTGCAATCGGCCCGGGCGCAGGCGATCGAAGCCCGCAACAACTACGACCGCGCCGTGCCGCTGGCCAGGATCAACGCCATCAGCCAGTCGCAGTTGGACCAGTATACGGCCCAGTACAAAGCCGCCGAAGCCACCGTCCGCTCGGCCGAGCAGACCCTCAGCAGCGCCCGCATGAACGTCGGCTATACGGAGCTTCGCTCGCCCATCGACGGTATCATCTCCAACACCTCGGCACACGTGGGCGACTACGTGGGCCCGGGCACGCAGTTCGGGGTGCTGACGACCATTTCGAACATCGACACGCTGACCGTCGACGTGGCGATCCCGATGGCGCAATACCTGCGCTCGGCGGGGCCGCGCACCTCGATCTTCGACAATGCGGGACTGCTCACCGACATTCGCCTGATGCTGGCCGACGGCACGGAATACCCCTATGAGGGGCTTTACGACTATACGCGCAAGGACGTGTCGAGCACGACCGGGACGCTCGTGCTGGTAGTGATGTTCCCCAACCCCGACCGTTCGCTCAAACCCGGGCAGTTCGCCCGTGTGGAGGCCAGCGTCGGCCCCGTACGGCCGCGCGTGGTCGTGCCGCAGGCGTGCGTGAGCCAGGCGCAGGGCGTCAATTCGGTCTGGGTGGTACGCCCCGACAGCACGGCCATGTACCGCCGGGTGATCCCGGGCGACACGTACGGGTCGATGTGGTGCATCGACGAAGGGCTCATCGACGGGGAACTGGTGGTAACGGCCGGGCAGCAGAAACTGCACAACGGCATGAAGGTCATCCCCGAAAAAAAGTGA
- a CDS encoding lipid A phosphoethanolamine transferase — protein sequence MNADPNKNNRRRTVKTRSRFTTLLTVYFFVALIIPNCVLANTEPYSVWTVEALILMPLGFYMMWSVALRRSGIMIWLAFPFIFLCAFQIVLLYLFGNSIIATDMFTNLVTTNPGEAGELLSNIYPSVILVCVMYLPLLWFAAREIGHKRQISRTTRMNVGLTGAVLMALGMLALWPAYRVSEDRHVLRDEIFPLNVLYNVHLSATEFCKAYNFEETSEDFTYGASRTAQAPGREIYVYVIGEASRAMNWQLYGYDRETNPRLSQVDDLIVFRDMLTQSNTTHKSVPLILSSVATDEHPELYRRKGLPALFNEAGFETWFISNQSPQGAMIDKLARDADHLIYIRSPRHDMQLLDEVRRAVESNKAQKMLFILHCYGSHFSYHQRYPREFAHFRPDDDVAISREHVQTLRNAYDNSILYTDFFLSETIQYLRGLRGTSSALLYCADHGEDILDDRRERFLHASPTTTAYQLYVASLAWFSDAYRQNFPDKAAAAEANATVPATTHALFHTMADMASIRGNYIDTGVSLVNAGYDRTRPRRYLNDHNEAVPFRKTGLAGEDMEVFRKFGIEP from the coding sequence ATGAATGCTGATCCGAATAAAAATAACAGGCGACGGACGGTCAAAACCCGCAGCCGTTTCACCACGCTGCTGACCGTCTATTTCTTTGTCGCGCTGATTATCCCCAACTGCGTGCTGGCCAACACCGAACCCTACTCCGTATGGACGGTCGAGGCGCTGATACTGATGCCGTTGGGATTTTATATGATGTGGAGCGTGGCACTGCGCCGTTCGGGCATAATGATCTGGCTGGCGTTCCCGTTCATTTTCCTGTGCGCGTTCCAGATCGTGCTGCTGTACCTTTTCGGCAACTCGATCATCGCCACGGACATGTTCACCAACCTGGTGACGACCAACCCGGGCGAGGCGGGCGAGCTGCTGAGCAACATCTACCCCTCCGTGATCCTGGTCTGCGTGATGTACCTGCCGCTGCTGTGGTTCGCCGCGCGCGAAATCGGGCACAAACGGCAGATATCGCGCACCACGCGCATGAACGTCGGGCTGACCGGGGCGGTGCTCATGGCGCTGGGCATGCTGGCGCTGTGGCCGGCCTACCGCGTGAGCGAAGACCGGCACGTGCTGCGGGACGAGATCTTTCCGCTCAACGTGCTCTACAACGTACACCTGAGCGCCACGGAATTCTGCAAGGCCTACAATTTCGAGGAGACCTCGGAGGATTTCACCTACGGTGCGTCGCGCACGGCCCAGGCGCCGGGGCGCGAGATATACGTCTACGTCATCGGCGAAGCCTCGCGTGCGATGAACTGGCAGTTGTACGGTTACGACCGCGAGACGAATCCCCGCCTTTCGCAGGTCGATGACCTGATCGTTTTCCGCGACATGCTCACGCAGAGCAACACCACGCACAAGAGCGTGCCGCTGATCCTCTCGTCCGTTGCGACCGACGAGCACCCCGAACTCTACCGCCGCAAGGGGCTCCCGGCGCTGTTCAACGAAGCCGGTTTCGAGACCTGGTTCATCTCCAATCAGTCGCCGCAGGGCGCCATGATCGACAAACTCGCCCGCGACGCCGACCACCTGATCTATATCCGCTCGCCGCGCCACGACATGCAGCTGCTGGACGAGGTGCGCCGCGCCGTGGAAAGCAACAAGGCGCAGAAGATGCTCTTCATACTCCACTGCTACGGCTCGCACTTCAGCTACCACCAGCGTTACCCGCGCGAGTTCGCGCATTTCCGCCCCGACGACGACGTGGCGATCTCGCGGGAACACGTGCAGACGCTCCGCAACGCCTACGACAATTCGATCCTCTACACGGATTTCTTCCTCTCGGAAACGATCCAGTACCTGCGCGGACTGCGCGGGACTTCGTCGGCGCTGCTCTACTGCGCCGACCACGGCGAGGACATCCTCGACGACAGGCGCGAACGCTTCCTGCACGCTTCGCCCACGACGACGGCCTACCAGCTCTACGTCGCTTCGCTGGCGTGGTTCTCCGACGCTTACCGGCAGAATTTCCCCGACAAGGCCGCTGCCGCCGAGGCAAACGCCACGGTACCCGCCACGACCCACGCGCTGTTCCACACCATGGCCGACATGGCTTCGATCCGGGGGAATTACATCGACACGGGCGTGTCGCTGGTCAACGCGGGCTACGACCGCACCCGGCCGCGCCGTTATCTGAACGACCACAACGAGGCCGTACCCTTCCGCAAGACGGGTCTCGCCGGGGAGGACATGGAGGTATTCCGCAAATTCGGCATCGAGCCCTGA
- a CDS encoding BamA/TamA family outer membrane protein — protein sequence MLRRIAVVCFTLGCALHGRAQEQEVYINGSDTLHYTYTPLPEEEEPQAEKRPPFLRRVVKYFEGSTTDRTFEKKIDFTFAGGPSYSKNTSLGIGLLAAGLYRIDRTDSVTAPSDISIFANVSISGFYALGVTGNNIFARNSKRIDYTVMFASAPRDMWGIGYHDGRYNEEGSYNEKRYLVKGRYLHRVLPNTYVGGILSFEHTQGKKFDARSERYLSQYGQKTHYTATGIGAILEYDSRDFIPNPYRGIYVSLEETFFAKGLGNCGKSLWRTTFTADWYRQVWKGGLIATDLYAEFNSEGTPWPMLARMGGSQRMRGYYQGRYTDNDMITFQVELRQRIWRRIGCTVWGGAGNVFESLDRFDWSETLPNYGVGLRWELKKRVNVRLDYGFGKKTSGFLLSLNEAF from the coding sequence ATGCTGCGCAGGATAGCCGTTGTATGCTTCACCCTGGGCTGCGCCCTGCACGGACGGGCACAGGAGCAGGAGGTATACATCAACGGCAGCGATACGCTGCACTATACATACACCCCGCTTCCGGAGGAAGAGGAACCGCAGGCCGAAAAACGCCCGCCGTTCCTGCGCCGCGTCGTAAAATATTTCGAAGGTTCGACCACCGACCGCACGTTCGAAAAGAAGATCGACTTCACCTTCGCGGGGGGCCCGAGCTACTCGAAGAATACGAGCCTCGGCATCGGGCTGCTGGCCGCGGGCCTCTACCGCATCGACCGTACGGACTCGGTGACGGCGCCCTCGGACATCTCGATCTTCGCCAATGTCTCGATCTCGGGGTTCTATGCTCTGGGGGTCACGGGCAACAACATCTTCGCCCGCAACAGCAAACGCATCGACTACACGGTAATGTTCGCCTCGGCGCCCCGCGACATGTGGGGCATCGGCTACCACGACGGGCGGTATAACGAAGAGGGGTCGTACAACGAAAAACGCTACCTCGTGAAGGGGCGCTACCTGCACCGCGTGCTGCCCAACACCTATGTGGGCGGCATCCTGAGCTTCGAGCACACGCAGGGCAAGAAATTCGACGCCCGCAGCGAGCGTTACCTGTCGCAGTACGGACAGAAGACGCACTACACGGCCACCGGCATCGGGGCCATCCTCGAGTACGACTCGCGCGACTTCATCCCCAACCCGTACCGGGGCATCTATGTCAGCCTGGAGGAGACCTTCTTCGCCAAGGGGCTGGGCAACTGCGGCAAGTCGCTGTGGCGCACGACCTTCACGGCCGACTGGTACCGTCAGGTATGGAAAGGGGGACTGATCGCCACCGACCTCTACGCGGAGTTCAACTCCGAAGGCACCCCGTGGCCGATGCTGGCCCGCATGGGCGGTTCGCAGCGCATGCGCGGCTACTACCAGGGGCGCTATACGGACAACGACATGATTACCTTCCAGGTAGAGTTGCGCCAGCGCATCTGGCGGCGTATCGGCTGCACGGTATGGGGCGGTGCCGGCAACGTATTCGAGAGCCTCGACCGGTTCGACTGGTCGGAAACGCTTCCCAACTATGGCGTCGGCCTGAGGTGGGAGCTGAAAAAACGGGTCAATGTGCGGCTCGATTACGGCTTCGGCAAGAAAACCAGCGGGTTCCTGCTGAGCCTGAACGAAGCTTTTTAG
- a CDS encoding YybH family protein, whose protein sequence is MNGHTNHTPCGGDPEAAIIALERRALERWNQGDPDGFLELTSGDVVYFDPALGRKLIGKKALGEYYGTVRGKIRIDTYRMIGPVVRLSPGAAVLAYDYEALRDGQVFRMHCTEVYTAATSGGWEIIHTHWSFARQDD, encoded by the coding sequence ATGAACGGGCACACGAACCACACCCCTTGCGGCGGGGATCCCGAAGCCGCAATCATCGCATTGGAAAGGCGGGCACTGGAGCGGTGGAACCAGGGCGACCCCGACGGGTTCCTGGAACTCACGTCCGGCGACGTAGTCTATTTCGACCCGGCTCTCGGACGCAAACTCATCGGCAAAAAAGCCCTCGGAGAGTACTACGGCACAGTCAGGGGCAAGATCCGGATCGACACGTACCGGATGATCGGCCCCGTCGTGCGATTGTCGCCGGGCGCTGCCGTCCTGGCATACGATTACGAGGCCCTCAGGGACGGGCAGGTGTTCAGGATGCACTGCACGGAAGTTTACACGGCCGCAACGTCCGGCGGTTGGGAGATCATCCATACGCACTGGTCTTTCGCCCGGCAGGACGATTGA
- a CDS encoding histone H1-like protein Hc1 — MKELVAKINAEYEVFAANAAAQVEKGNKAAGTRARKSALEISKLMKEFRKVSVEAAK, encoded by the coding sequence ATGAAAGAATTAGTAGCAAAGATCAATGCCGAGTACGAGGTATTCGCAGCAAATGCAGCAGCACAGGTAGAGAAAGGCAACAAGGCCGCCGGTACGCGTGCCCGCAAATCAGCACTGGAGATTTCGAAGCTGATGAAGGAATTCCGCAAGGTTTCCGTAGAGGCTGCGAAATAA